The region GGGCCTCGTCCTCGTCTTCATCGGCGGGAAGATGGCCGCCAGCGACCTCGTCCACGTCCCGGTGACGCTCTCGCTGGGCGTCGTGGCGGTGCTGATCGGCGGGGCCATCCTCCTCTCCCTGCTACGGCCTTCGCCGGCGCCCGCGCTGCCGCCCGCGGCGCCGCTGCCCGCGGCGTCCGGCGGCGAAGGACACGACGAGGGATGACCCGCCCGGGCCATCCCCCGTCGCCGTCCCGGACGCCACGGCTTACCGCTTACCGCCGCGCCTTGAGGAAGGCCTCCAGCTCGGCCTTGGTCGTGGGGACCTTGATCTTCCCCGCTACGATGTCCCGCTTGAGAGCCTCCAGCCGTGGGACGATGTCCTGGATCATGCTGCGGTTGTACTGGTTCACGGCGTAGCCCACGCCGTTCTCCCGCAGCCCGAAGGTGCGGATGCCCGGCTTGAAGGTGCCGTTCACCACCGAGCGGATCGCCTCGTAGACGGCCACGTCCACCCGCTTCAGCATGCTGGTGAGGATGTACCGGCGCTGCTCGGGCTTGACCGTGAGCGACTGGTCGGCGTCCACCCCGATGGCCAGCTTGCGCTTGAGGGCCGCGGCCTCGAAGACCCCGATCCCGGTCCCGCCCGAGGCGTGGTAGATGATGTCCGCCCCCCGGTCGTACTGGGCGCTGGCCAGCTCCTTGCCCTTGACCGGGTCGCGGAAGGCCTCCCCGGTGGTCCCGGCGTAGTCGCTGAAGACCTGGATGGTGGGCTTGACGTACTTCGCCCCGGCGATGTAGCCCACCTCGAACTTCTCGATGAGCGGGATCTTCATCCCCCCGACGAAGCCGATCTTGTTCGTCTTGGACTTCAGCGCCGCCGCCGCGCCCACCAGGAAGGAGCCCTCCTCCTCCTTGAACAGCAGGCTGACCACGTTGGGCTCCTTGTCGATGAAGCCGTCGACGATGGCGAAGCGCACGGCGCGGAAGTCCCGCGCCACCCGGGTGATGCTGTCGGTGAAGAGGAACCCGATCCCCAGGATCAGGTCGTAGCGCTCCCCGGCCAGCAGCCGGAGCAGCTCCTCCCGGTTCTCGCCCCCCGCCGCCGGCTCCAGTTCCTTGGTCTCGATGCGGGCCGCGAACGTCTTGGCCGCCCGGTCCAGGCCGGCGGCCGCCATGTCGTTGAAGGAGAGATCCCCCCGGCCGCCGACGTCGTAGACGAGCCCGATGCGCAGCGTCCGCGCCTGCGCGCTCGCCATGCCGCCCCAGGTCCCCAGCGCCAGCACCGCCACCAGGGCCAGGACGAGCCACCCTCGGATCCTCGTCATCTGCCACCCCCTCCCTCGCCGGGCGTCCCCGGCGATGTCACGCCTCTATCGTACCGGATCGCGCGGAGCGCCCGTGCCGCCGGGCCGACGGCCCGGCCGACCGCCGGCGGCGCGGTACTTCGCGACGCCAGGCACCCGCGCCTGCCCGCTCCCTCCCGTGGCCGGCGCGTGCGGCCACCGGCCGGTGCGGGATACCCCGTCCTCAGCGGCGCTCAGCCCCCAGTGGCGCTCAGTCCTGGGCCCTCAACCCTCAGGGGCGCCCGGCCTCGTCGTCCTCCGGCCGCGCCCGGAGGAGCCGCTCCAGCCCCTCCACCCCCACCAGCACCTCCCGCGGGTTGCTCCCCTGGGCCGGCCCGACGATGCCGCGCTCCTCGAGCTGGTCGATGAGCCGCGCGGCGGTGACGTAGCCGATGCGCATCTTCCGCTGGAGGAGCGAGACCGAGCCGTACCCGGCGCGGACGACGATGCGGGCCGCCTCGCTGAGGCGCGCGTGGTCCTCGCCCCCCTCCCCCGCCGCCATCTCCCGCCCGGCCTGGAGCAGGCTCTCGTCGAACTGCGGGCGCCCCTGGCCCCGCCACCAGTCCACCACCGCCTGGATCTCCCCGTCGGTGATGAAGGACCCCTGCGCCCGCATGGGCCGGGAGGCCCCGATGGGCAGGAAGAGCATGTCCCCCCGCCCCAGCAGTTTCTCCGCGCCGGGCGTGTCGATGATCGTCCGGCTGTCCACCTGGGAGGAGACGGCGAAGGCGATGCGCGAGGGGATGTTGGCCTTGATGAGCCCGGTGATGACGTCCACGGAGGGACGCTGGGTGGCCACGACCAGGTGGATGCCAGTGGCGCGGGTCATCTGGGCCAGGCGCACGATGACGTCCTCGAAGTCGGCGGGCGCCACCATCATCAGGTCGGCCAGCTCGTCGATGACGATGACGATGAAGGGGAGCGGCTCGACGTCGGTGAGGGCGTTGTAGGCCTGGATGTTGCGCACCCCCGCCCGGGCGAAGCGCTCGAAGCGCTGCTCCATCACCCGGAGCATCTCCTTGAGCGCCCCCGCCGCCGCCCGCGGGTTGGTGACCACCGGGACGAGCAGGTGGGGGATGTCGTTGTAGTGGGTCATCTCCACCCGCTTGGGGTCGATCATCACCAGCCGCACCTGACGCGGGGTGTAGCGGAAGAGCAGGCTGGCGATGATGGCGTTCAGCATCACCGACTTGCCCGACCCGGTGGCGCCGGCGATGAGCAGGTGGGGCATCTCGGTGAGGTCGGCGACGATGGGGTGGCCGGCGATGTCCTTCCCCAGCGCGATCACCAGCGCGCCGGGGTGGGCCTGGAATTCGGGCAGCGCCAGGATCTCCCTCAGGTGGACCAGGCTGGCCTTCTGGTTGGGCAGCTCGATCCCCACGGCGGACTTCCCCGGGATAGGGGCTTCGATGCGCACGCTGGGCGCGGCCAGGTGGAGGGCGATGTCGTTGGTCAGGCTGGCGATGCGCTGGACCTTCACCCCCGGCGCCGGCTGGACCTCGAAGCGGGTCACCACCGGCCCCTGCTCCCAGTGGACGACGCGCGCCTCGACGCCGAAGGAGGCGAGCGTCTGCTCCAGGTGGCGGGCAGTCTCGGCCGGGTCCCAGCGGCCGCGCCGCGTCTGCGGGAGGTCCGCGAGCAGCGACAGCGGCGGCAGCTGGTAGGCCTCCGGGGTGTCGGGGAGGAGGGACTCCTGGTGTCCCTCCTCGCGGCGCTGCCGGCGGCGGCGGACCGCCGGCGGGAGGGGCTCGTCGGGGCTGCCCCGGTCGGCGCCGGCAGTCGCGGCGGGCGCGCTGCGCGGGGGGGACTGCGCACCTCCGGGCACGCCCGGGGTCGCGGCAGCGGTCTCCGACGCTCCGGCTGCGCCCGGCGAGACGGCATGCTCCGGGGCGACAGCCGCCTTCCCGCGGGCAGGCATCCCCGCGGCGGCGCCCCCCAGGGACGCGGCGGACGGGCCGCCTTCGAGGACGGGCACCGGCGTCCCCGCGGGCCGGTGCGCCCGCAGGCGGGCGGCAGCCGTCGCCACCGCTGCAGCCGCCCGGACGCGCGCCCGCTCACCGGCCGTCGAGGCCCACACGGCCACGGCCGGCGCGGCGCGACGCCACCCGCGCTCCGCCCACGCTGTCGTCAGGCGGGCCAGGCGCCCTGCCCCCTGCCACAGCGCCGCGGCGCCCCGCAGGATCAGGCCGGGGACTAGAGCCACCAGGGTCAGGAGCAGCTCGGCCAGCCGCCGCACCGAGAGGCCGGCGAGCAGCAGGAGCGCGCCCGCACCCCCGACCGCCAGGAGGAGCCAGAGCCCGGGCTCGCCCAGCAGGCGGCGCGCCGCCCACACCAGCACGGCACCGACCGTCCCTGTCCCCTCGCCCCGCCGTGCCGCCGCGAACTCCAGCCCCGCCGGGACGCGGGCGTGGACGGCGGCCAGGAGCGTCGCCGCGGCCAGCGCGAGCCCCACCAGCCGCCGCGTGATGCGGAACCGTCCGCGGGCCGCGGCGAGCACCAGCCCGACCACCAGCAGCACCGTCGGGAGCGCCGGTGCGGCGCGGCCCAGGGCCAGCCGTTGCCACCGCTCCAGCGCGATGGCCACACCGCCCGCCCGCGGCAGGAAGCTGATCGCCAGCACGAGGGCGGTCAGCAGGCAGAGGACGCCGATGCCCTCGCGGCGGCGGGCGGCAGTGGGTCGGCGACGCCGGGCCACGGTGCTCCTCACCGGGTGGCCGCAAGCACCGCGAGGCCCGCCGCCCAGCAGTAGAGGGCGAACCCGCCGAGGCGGCTGCGCCGCAGCACGGCCAGCAGCCAGCGGATGGCCGCGGCGCCCGAGAGGGCGGAGACCACAAACCCGGTGGCGAGCTGTGCCGGGGTGTAGCCGAGGCTCGCCGCTTCTCCCAGGTCGCGCAGCGAGAAGAGGCTGGCTCCCACCAGCGCGGGCAGGGCGACGAGGAAGGAGAGGCGGGCGGCGTCCTCCCGCCCGAGCCCCCGCCACAGCGCGGCGGCGATGGTGATCCCAGAACGGGAGATGCCCGGCACGATGGAGACCGCCTGGGCCAGTCCCAGGACCAGCGCGTCGAGGGCGCCGGCGTCCTCGGCACGGCGGCGGCCGCGCTCGCGCGCGAGGAGGAGGATGAGGCCGGTCAGGAGCAGCTGTACGGCCACCCCCCGGACCGAGGTGAACATGCGCTCCAGCGGCTCGAGGAAGAGCAGGCCAAGGGCCGCGGTGACCACGGTGGCCAGCAGGACCACGCCGGCCAGGCGGCTGTCCGGGTCCTCGACAGGCCGACCCCCCGGAGCACCGCGCACCCGGGTATGGCGCACCCAGCGGACGGCGGCGGCGACCAGGCGCCGGACGTCCGGCCAGAAGAGCATCAGCACGGCCAGGGCCGTGCCGAGGTGCAACACCGCCTCCAGGACGAGGCCGGGCCGAGGCAGGCGGAGGAAGTGCTCGGCGAAGAGCAGGTGGGCGGTACTGCTCACGGGGAGGAACTCGGTCAGCCCCTGGACGAGGCCGAGGAGGATCAGCTGCGCCATTCAGTGCTCCGACGGCGGGGCCGCGGCCCCGGGGTGCATGGCGTGCGAGGACCCAATCGCCCTCGATTGTAGACGATCCGCCCTCCCCCGGCCACCGACGCCGCTGGCCGCCGTCCCGCCGGCGGGACGGCGGCCCATCCTCGCTCAGCCGCCACGGGACGGAGGGCCCCTGCGGGTCCGGGCCCTCCGGATCCCGGGCGGAGGCGCCGTACGGGGCCCGGTCGGAGGCGTCGTGCGAGACCCGGGCGCAGGCGCCCGCCGGGCCGCCTCCCGCAGCCCCTCGAGGAGGCGCGGGATCTTGCGGAAGTCCCGCCGCAGCACCACCGCGCAATCCTCGCGCCCCGGGCCCACCCGGGCATGGCGGACGGCGGCGGCCGGGTGGAAGGTCGGCAGGATGACGCGGTCACCCTGGCGGATCGGCTGCCCGTGCACCTCGTCCAGGCGCCGTCCCGGCAGGAAGCAGCGCAGGGCCGTGCTCCCCAGCGTGACCACCAGGCGCGGGCGCAGGAGCGCGAGCTGCTGCTCAAGCCAGGGGCGACAGGCGGCCACCTCGGCGGGGCGCGGCGGCCGGTTGGGGCCGTCGCGGGTGTCGGTCGGGCGGGACTTCAGGACGTTGGTGATGTAGACCTCGTCACGCCGCAGCCCCGCCTCCTGCAGGAGCAGGTCGAAGACCCGCCCGGCCGCGCCGACGAGGGGGCGCCCCTGCAGGTCCTCGGTCCGTCCGGGCGCCTCGCCGACGAAGACCACCTCGGCCCCCACCGGTCCCTCCCCGGGGACGGCCTGGGTGCGAGTGCGCCACAGCGGGCAGCGGGTGCAGCCGCGGATCTCCTCGTGCAGGCGGGCGAGGGCGGCTGCGCGCTCCTCCCGCCCTGCCGGGACGGTGGTGTGGTCGCCGGCCGCGGCCCGTCCCTCCGCGCGCCCGCGCTACGCCGCCACCGGGACGAGGTTGAGCTCCTGCAGCACCGCGGCGATCTGCTCCCGCTCCCGGGGCGTCGCCTCCACCAGGGGCAGGCGCGGCCGCCCCACGTCGAAGCCGCTGAGGGCCAGCGCCGCCTTGAGGGGCACCGGGTTCGTGGTGATGAAGAGCACCTTGAACAGCGGCAGGAGCTTCAGGTGCAGGGCCAGCGCGGTGCGCACGTCCCCGGCCAGGAAGGCGCGGATCATCTGGCCGATCTCCTGGCCCACCAGGTGGCTGGCCACGCTGATGACGCCCGTCCCGCCCACGGCCAGCATCGGCAGGGTGAGACTGTCGTCGCCCGAGTAGATCAGGAAGTCCGGCGGGGTGCGCCGGCGCACCTCCGAGGCCTGGTCGAGGCTGCCGCTCGCCTCCTTGAGGGCCACGATGTTGGGGACCTCGGCCAGACGCGCCACCGTCTCGGGCAGGCAGTTCACCCCGGTGCGGCCCGGGATGTTGTAGAGGACGACCGGCAGGTGGGTGGCCTCCGCCACCGCCTTGAAGTGGGCGTACAGCCCGTCCTGCGACGGCCGGTTGTAGTAGGGGTTGACCAGCAGCACGGCGTCCGCCCCGGCCCGCTCCGCCTCCCGGGTGAGGTGGATGGAGTGGGCCGTGTCGTAGGTGCCGGTGCCGGCGATCACCTTCACGCGCGGCCCCACCGCCTCGCGCACGGTGCGGACGAGCGTGACCTTCTCCTCGTCGGTGAGGGTCGGGGCCTCGCCGGTCGTACCGGCCACCACCAGCCCGTCCGACCCGCGGTCCGCCAGCCGCCGCGCCAGCTCGGCGGCGCGGGCGTAGTCCACGCGGCCCTCCCGGTCGAAGGGCGTCGCCATCGCCGTGATGACGTGTCCCAGGTCCACCATGAGCCGTCCCTCCCTCCCGCCGCTTCCCG is a window of Armatimonadota bacterium DNA encoding:
- a CDS encoding DNA translocase FtsK — protein: MARRRRPTAARRREGIGVLCLLTALVLAISFLPRAGGVAIALERWQRLALGRAAPALPTVLLVVGLVLAAARGRFRITRRLVGLALAAATLLAAVHARVPAGLEFAAARRGEGTGTVGAVLVWAARRLLGEPGLWLLLAVGGAGALLLLAGLSVRRLAELLLTLVALVPGLILRGAAALWQGAGRLARLTTAWAERGWRRAAPAVAVWASTAGERARVRAAAAVATAAARLRAHRPAGTPVPVLEGGPSAASLGGAAAGMPARGKAAVAPEHAVSPGAAGASETAAATPGVPGGAQSPPRSAPAATAGADRGSPDEPLPPAVRRRRQRREEGHQESLLPDTPEAYQLPPLSLLADLPQTRRGRWDPAETARHLEQTLASFGVEARVVHWEQGPVVTRFEVQPAPGVKVQRIASLTNDIALHLAAPSVRIEAPIPGKSAVGIELPNQKASLVHLREILALPEFQAHPGALVIALGKDIAGHPIVADLTEMPHLLIAGATGSGKSVMLNAIIASLLFRYTPRQVRLVMIDPKRVEMTHYNDIPHLLVPVVTNPRAAAGALKEMLRVMEQRFERFARAGVRNIQAYNALTDVEPLPFIVIVIDELADLMMVAPADFEDVIVRLAQMTRATGIHLVVATQRPSVDVITGLIKANIPSRIAFAVSSQVDSRTIIDTPGAEKLLGRGDMLFLPIGASRPMRAQGSFITDGEIQAVVDWWRGQGRPQFDESLLQAGREMAAGEGGEDHARLSEAARIVVRAGYGSVSLLQRKMRIGYVTAARLIDQLEERGIVGPAQGSNPREVLVGVEGLERLLRARPEDDEAGRP
- a CDS encoding uracil-DNA glycosylase, encoding MHEEIRGCTRCPLWRTRTQAVPGEGPVGAEVVFVGEAPGRTEDLQGRPLVGAAGRVFDLLLQEAGLRRDEVYITNVLKSRPTDTRDGPNRPPRPAEVAACRPWLEQQLALLRPRLVVTLGSTALRCFLPGRRLDEVHGQPIRQGDRVILPTFHPAAAVRHARVGPGREDCAVVLRRDFRKIPRLLEGLREAARRAPAPGSRTTPPTGPRTAPPPGIRRARTRRGPPSRGG
- the dapA gene encoding 4-hydroxy-tetrahydrodipicolinate synthase, with amino-acid sequence MVDLGHVITAMATPFDREGRVDYARAAELARRLADRGSDGLVVAGTTGEAPTLTDEEKVTLVRTVREAVGPRVKVIAGTGTYDTAHSIHLTREAERAGADAVLLVNPYYNRPSQDGLYAHFKAVAEATHLPVVLYNIPGRTGVNCLPETVARLAEVPNIVALKEASGSLDQASEVRRRTPPDFLIYSGDDSLTLPMLAVGGTGVISVASHLVGQEIGQMIRAFLAGDVRTALALHLKLLPLFKVLFITTNPVPLKAALALSGFDVGRPRLPLVEATPREREQIAAVLQELNLVPVAA
- a CDS encoding BMP family ABC transporter substrate-binding protein — protein: MTRIRGWLVLALVAVLALGTWGGMASAQARTLRIGLVYDVGGRGDLSFNDMAAAGLDRAAKTFAARIETKELEPAAGGENREELLRLLAGERYDLILGIGFLFTDSITRVARDFRAVRFAIVDGFIDKEPNVVSLLFKEEEGSFLVGAAAALKSKTNKIGFVGGMKIPLIEKFEVGYIAGAKYVKPTIQVFSDYAGTTGEAFRDPVKGKELASAQYDRGADIIYHASGGTGIGVFEAAALKRKLAIGVDADQSLTVKPEQRRYILTSMLKRVDVAVYEAIRSVVNGTFKPGIRTFGLRENGVGYAVNQYNRSMIQDIVPRLEALKRDIVAGKIKVPTTKAELEAFLKARR
- a CDS encoding undecaprenyl-diphosphate phosphatase; this translates as MAQLILLGLVQGLTEFLPVSSTAHLLFAEHFLRLPRPGLVLEAVLHLGTALAVLMLFWPDVRRLVAAAVRWVRHTRVRGAPGGRPVEDPDSRLAGVVLLATVVTAALGLLFLEPLERMFTSVRGVAVQLLLTGLILLLARERGRRRAEDAGALDALVLGLAQAVSIVPGISRSGITIAAALWRGLGREDAARLSFLVALPALVGASLFSLRDLGEAASLGYTPAQLATGFVVSALSGAAAIRWLLAVLRRSRLGGFALYCWAAGLAVLAATR